TGTGACAGTTTCCTGTGTCCTCTGTgtcctcctgtgtcccctgtcctgcGTCCGTCCCTCGCTGTCCCAGCACCATCCGTGCCCTGCCTCCTCCGGGGGGCCCCCTCCCCTCAGGgccccctccccattttggggggcCCCCCCCGGGCTGGTTGGGGCCGATGTAGCGCAGGAGAGGGGCGGGGGGCCGGGCCAGCACCTCCCGCCCCACCAGCGGCTGCAGCACGGGGGGCACGCGCACACGGCCATCCTAGGGGGGCACACGGGGCAGGGTGAGcccccccgcagcccccagacccccgcgggaccccccccaaatcacTCACCGGGAGCTGGTTGCACTCGAGGAGCGCGATCAGCATCCGGGACACGGCGCAGGCGGTGCCGTTCACCTGAGGAGGGGGCGTGGGGTCAGGGGGGGCCTAGagaccccctcccccccccccccccggggtTTTTGGGGGCCCACCCACCGTGTGGGCGTGGCTCAGGCGGCCCTCCTCCCCGCTGTACATGATGTTCAGCCGCCGGCTCTGGTAATCAGTGCAGTTGGAAGCGCTGGAGatctgggggggaggggggtcaGGAAGTTTAGGGCaccccccctcctcctccactccagggaccccccaaaatgggggtcCTGACCCAGCAGCAAGGGTGAAAATAAAGGGGGACCATAAACGAGGAGGGAGGCGTCACCCTGGGCACctctggatttttggggctttcccagaattgtttgggttCTCCCCAAATTACTGGGGCTCTCCCTGAATTATTGGGGTCCCAGACCCCCCCTCACCTCCCCAAATTTGCCCCGTCCAGGCATCCAGGCCTCGATGTCGAACTTGCGGTAGGCGGGGAGCCCCAACTCCTCCGTGGGCATGTCCAGGACActggggggcccggggggggaCAGTCAGGAGGGATTTCGGGGGTCCCACGGATTGGgaggacccccccaaatccccctcaccGGTAATGGAGCCCCAGCTCTGAAAAAATCTCCTTCTGGAGCCCCAGGAACTCGTCCAGCAGCTCCTCGCTCTCCGTGCCGCGCTCGGCTGCCGTCACCCCGAACATCTCCACCTTGGGGGGGTACAGGGGGTGatccccccgcccctcccccccagggctccctcccagtgctcccagtacctTGGTGAACTGGTGCACTCGGTAGAGCCCCCAGGGCTCGCGGCCCGTGTCGGTCTCGGCACGGTAGCAGGTGCTGGAGCACACGACCCTGGGGGGGGACACGGCTCAGGGGGCCCCAAAACGCCCCccaggggactgggggggatcCCCCCAGGAgagggggtccctgggggggacacagccccCCTGTACCTGACAGGCAGGTCCTGCAGCCGCACAGCATGGTCCATGAAATACCCTgggtggggggacacagggagggtcacccccaaatccatctgCCCCCTGGGTGGGGACACAGGGtcacccccaaatccatctcTGCCCCCTgggtggggggacacagggtcacccccaaatccatctcTGCCCCCTGggtgggggggacacagggagggtcacccccaaatccatctgCCCCCTgggtggggggacacagggtcacccccaaatccatctcTGCCCCGTgggtggggggacacagggaaggtcacccccaaacccatctctccctccccccgcctttctccctcttttccccctaTTCTTTACAATTTTTCTCACATTCTCCCCcagttttccccattttcccccctattTTCCCCCATTCTCCCCCTGCCTGCGGGttttcccagtttccccccGTTTCTCACCTGCAATTCCCACCTCCGAGGTCCCGGCCAGGCACAGGTCCTCGAAGCGTGCGGGGTCGATGGTGTAAACTTGGGAGGGGGTGGCGCTGGGCTGGACCCCGCAGCCctcctggggggcacaggggggtcaCCCGGGCCCACAGGGGCGCCGGGGGGGgtcggggggctcggggggcacTCACAAAAACGGCTCCTCGCAGCAGGTCCGGCACCGTCATGGGCAGGAAGCCCTGGGACAAAGGGAGATCGGGAGACTCCGACCCCCCCGGGTGCCCCCAGAGcatcctgggacccccagacccTCGCAGGctccccccaggtcccccctCACCTTGctgagcagcttctgcaggGTGAAGGTGACAAGGgcgtgctggagcagggcccCAGCCCCGCACAGGTAATAGGAGCGATGGCCCGACACGTGGGACAGGCGCCTGTGGGGTGagacaggtgtgggacaggtgtgggacaggtgggcaacacctggggacacccccaaacccgCACAGGTAATAGGCCCAACACGTGGGACAGGCGCCTGCAGGGTGagacaggtgtgggacaggtgtgcaacacctggggacacccccaaacccacacagGTAATAGGAGCGATGGCCCGACACGTGGGACAGGCGCCTGCAGGGTGagacaggtgtgggacaggtgtgggacaggtgtgcaacacctggggacacccccaaacccacacagGTAATAGGCCCAACACGTGGGACAGGCGCCTGCAGGGTGAGACAGGTATGGGACAGGTGTGcaacacctggggacacccccaaacccacacagGTAATGGGAGCGATGGCCCGACACGTGGGACAGGTGTGcaacacctggggacacccccaaacccgCACAGGACATAGGAGCGATGGCCCGACACGTGGGACAGGCACCTGCAGGGTGagacaggtgtgggacaggtgtgggacacctggggacacccccaaacccacacagGTAATGGGAGCGATGGCCCGACACGTGAGACAGGTGTGTTCCCCTCCAGGTGTTGCTCACCTCTGCCGAATGAtgtccagcccctcccccagctccaggtgTCCCTTTGGCTTGAAATCAAAcactgggagagagaggagggacCTTGGTCACTTTTGTCACCTTGGTGACCCCAGACCCTCCAAATctgccccccaaatcctccagaaccccgagaccccccccagagcaccccagacCCTCCAAATCTGCCCCCCAGATCCTCCagaacccccagaccccccccagagcaccccagacCCTCCAAATCTGCCCCCCAGATCCTCCAGAACCCCGAGAcccccccagagcaccccagacCCTCCAAATCTGCCCCCCAGATCCTCCagaacccccagaccccccccagaccctccaAACGCCCCCCCAAATGCACCTCTAGACCCTTCTTCCCCCCCAAGGacccttctcctccttccccacacAACAAAAAGCACCCCGACactccccaaacacccccagagccccccaggcaCTCCCTgacccccaaacacccccctgaccctcccaaatgccccccaggacccccccaaacccccccagccctcacctGGTTTCTCCCCAACCACCTCGAGCAGCCGGGCCTGGCTCTGGTCCCCAAcgggctgggggggcacaggggggggTTGGAGACCCCCAAATCACCACAGAGGGGGgcaggggaattttgggggggggtctcaccaAAGCagagtgggtttggggtgattttggggaggtttttggggtatCACCACAGCGGGGTGGGTTCTGTTGGGttctgggtgattttggggaggtttttggggtctcaccACAGCGGGGTGGGTTCTGTTGGGCtctgggtgattttggggaggtttttggggtctcaccACAGCGGGGTGGgttctgctgggctctgggtgattttggggaggtttttggggtctcaccACAGCGGGGTGGGTTCTGCTGGGttctgggtgattttggggaggtttttggggtctcaccACAGCGGGGTGGGTTCTgttgggcagctgcagggcccccAGGTAGAATCTCTGCTCCAGGTCAGATTCCTCGGCCTCGAGTGCCCGGAGCTGCCCCCGGAGgctccggccccgctcccgcagTGCGGCCAGCTCCGGGTGCTGCCAGATGGCCACCGTGAGGGCCTGGGGGGCCAggaaccccccgggaccccaaaattccattccTACCGTCTTGGCCGCTGCCTTGTCGTGGGAAGCCTGGGGGAGAAGAGGAGTCAGGAGGTCcttgggggtctgggggccgTGGAGTGGGTcagggaaaaagggaggggGGTCGTGGGGGGTTTCTGGGGGACTTGGGGGTTCCCGGGGATCTCACCATGATCTCGCGGAC
This is a stretch of genomic DNA from Haemorhous mexicanus isolate bHaeMex1 chromosome 37, bHaeMex1.pri, whole genome shotgun sequence. It encodes these proteins:
- the SARS2 gene encoding LOW QUALITY PROTEIN: serine--tRNA ligase, mitochondrial (The sequence of the model RefSeq protein was modified relative to this genomic sequence to represent the inferred CDS: substituted 1 base at 1 genomic stop codon), giving the protein MAARRALLAAGRAAGGRRRAATGAGAGAVPGAAAEAGAAPGAAAGRSRLYEHAREGLSARPQLDVTALSERDVERRRGPLGGAALREIVRTWSRLGKVRDGIARLEAEKGRVAQGVREIMASHDKAAAKTHPELAALRERGRSLRGQLRALEAEESDLEQRFYLGALQLPNRTHPAVPVGDQSQARLLEVVGEKPVFDFKPKGHLELGEGLDIIRQRRLSHVSGHRSYYLCGAGALLQHALVTFTLQKLLSKGFLPMTVPDLLRGAVFEGCGVQPSATPSQVYTIDPARFEDLCLAGTSEVGIAGYFMDHAVRLQDLPVRVVCSSTCYRAETDTGREPWGLYRVHQFTKVEMFGVTAAERGTESEELLDEFLGLQKEIFSELGLHYRVLDMPTEELGLPAYRKFDIEAWMPGRGKFGEISSASNCTDYQSRRLNIMYSGEEGRLSHAHTVGGPPKTPGGGGGGGLXAPPDPTPPPQVNGTACAVSRMLIALLECNQLPDGRVRVPPVLQPLVGREVLARPPAPLLRYIGPNQPGGGPPKWGGGPEGRGPPGGGRARMVLGQRGTDAGQGTQEDTEDTGNCHSPGCPRGDRARE